In Mytilus edulis chromosome 7, xbMytEdul2.2, whole genome shotgun sequence, a single genomic region encodes these proteins:
- the LOC139481174 gene encoding neuropeptide S receptor-like has product MILHNFEARYMMLNNSSSNMTFRNCLNNSDTNSTVCALPEVKRGIWTPDVIQRVVTLGVIMTLTFIGNMVIIIILTKTRQRKRNSRVNLFIINLAVGDLAVCCITMTTELLFVVFGEWILGNVLCKLLTYSQVVTLSSTTFILTSMSIDRYMALCCPLRFYAGTSKARTKRMILVSWILSFVFSIPQLLIFHQTVEASFPDGSVRYGCRSLGYTAQWQRKLYISFMTSYILIIPSVIISFCYIKVVMCVWRQSFETTLKNIPACRKTVVNTASISKAKIKTVKMTLTIITIFIICWTPYFVTTLIRIYSDYKYMIPKTVMVFSETIALLQSALNPILYGFFNIKFKRGILEICCPWTKIRFPTPTRHTCVTEITNDTDMCTFGGVHYSNSGLSSRKLYVSNSNSGLSEECKSRDDTLYSENEDSKFLMLTPQRIRRNNRPRAADLAIM; this is encoded by the coding sequence ATATATGATGCTGAATAACTCATCCAGCAATATGACATTTCGGAATTGTTTAAACAATAGTGATACCAATTCAACTGTGTGTGCCTTACCGGAAGTTAAAAGGGGAATATGGACTCCCGATGTCATACAGAGAGTTGTGACACTAGGTGTTATAATGACCCTGACATTTATTGGAAATATggttattatcattattttaacGAAGACAAGACAGCGAAAGAGAAACAGTAGAGTGAATCTTTTCATCATAAACCTAGCAGTTGGTGATCTGGCGGTATGTTGTATAACTATGACAACAGAGCTGTTGTTTGTTGTGTTTGGGGAATGGATCCTTGGTAACGTGTTATGTAAATTATTAACTTATTCACAAGTGGTGACGCTATCTAGCACTACATTTATACTAACTTCTATGAGTATAGACAGATATATGGCTTTGTGCTGTCCTCTACGGTTTTACGCCGGAACATCTAAAGCTAGAACAAAAAGAATGATACTTGTTTCTTGGATATTGTCCTTTGTGTTTTCTATTCCACAACTTTTAATATTTCACCAAACTGTTGAAGCTAGTTTCCCGGATGGAAGTGTTCGTTATGGTTGTCGTAGTCTTGGTTACACTGCTCAATGGCAACGGAAGTTGTACATATCATTTATGACATCATATATTTTGATTATTCCTTCCGTTATAATATCTTTTTGCTATATCAAAGTGGTCATGTGTGTTTGGAGACAAAGTTTTGAGACAACGCTAAAGAACATTCCGGCTTGTAGAAAAACTGTAGTAAACACTGCTAGCATATCAAAGGCtaaaataaaaacagtaaaaatgacattaacaataattacaatatttattatttgttggacGCCATACTTTGTAACTACATTAATTCGCATCTACAGTGATTACAAATACATGATTCCAAAGACAGTCATGGTATTTTCAGAAACCATTGCCTTACTGCAAAGTGCCCTTAACCCTATTTTGTATGGATTCTTTAACATTAAATTCAAAAGAGGTATACTGGAAATATGTTGTCCGTGGACTAAAATTCGTTTTCCAACACCGACACGCCATACTTGTGTCACTGAAATAACAAATGATACGGATATGTGTACATTTGGAGGTGTTCACTACAGTAATAGTGGGTTGTCTTCAAGAAAGTTGTACGTATCAAATTCTAATTCAGGACTATCAGAAGAATGCAAATCACGTGACGACACTTTATATTCGGAAAATGAGGACAGCAAATTTCTTATGCTTACACCACAACGTATCCGACGTAACAATAGGCCAAGAGCAGCAGATTTGGCTATCATGTGA